One region of Flavobacterium sp. KACC 22763 genomic DNA includes:
- a CDS encoding MFS transporter, which yields MFKALKSRNFKLFFYGQSVSVIGTWMQKTAVSWMVYSITGSVFLLGLATFLSMIPSLFLAPLAGSIIGRYDRHRAMIVLQSLAMLQAGTLALLIYLKIYNINFILALSLIQGIINAFDMTCRQTMMIDIVDNKEDLPNAVALNSTMNNFARIAGPALAGIILHQYGEDICFIGNFVSYVPVLISLMMMKITPHIKAENKLKMLDDLIEGLDYVKKETEMARMLLMLTCSSLFVISFNTLMPVFAKDIFNGNAETFSWFESAAGIGSVLSAIYLANLKSAENMGKLMIAASLLLGFSIIILAVSSSITIALICMTLSGIGMMGQTSSINIYIQTHSIVSMRSRSISYYMMAYQGMIPVGSLIIGYVSHSLGVRTTVAIQGIICILSVIVYVYYKKHKATEEDLETCPVEYRNSKF from the coding sequence ATGTTTAAAGCCTTAAAATCAAGAAATTTCAAGTTATTCTTTTACGGACAATCTGTTTCAGTTATCGGAACCTGGATGCAGAAAACTGCCGTAAGCTGGATGGTTTACAGTATAACGGGATCTGTGTTTTTGTTGGGTTTGGCCACTTTTTTAAGTATGATTCCCTCTTTGTTTCTAGCGCCTCTTGCGGGAAGTATTATTGGACGTTATGACAGACACCGCGCTATGATTGTTTTACAATCTTTGGCAATGCTTCAGGCAGGAACTTTGGCTCTTCTTATTTATCTCAAAATTTATAATATCAATTTTATTCTGGCATTGAGTTTAATTCAAGGAATCATCAATGCTTTTGATATGACTTGCCGCCAGACTATGATGATTGATATTGTCGACAATAAAGAAGATCTTCCAAACGCAGTTGCACTTAACTCTACTATGAACAACTTTGCCAGAATCGCGGGTCCTGCGCTTGCCGGAATTATTCTGCATCAATATGGAGAAGATATCTGTTTTATTGGGAATTTTGTGAGTTATGTGCCTGTTTTGATTTCGCTAATGATGATGAAAATTACGCCTCATATCAAAGCCGAAAACAAGCTTAAAATGCTAGACGATCTTATAGAAGGTTTGGATTATGTGAAAAAAGAAACCGAAATGGCCAGAATGCTTTTGATGTTAACTTGCAGCAGTTTATTCGTAATTTCTTTTAATACTTTAATGCCTGTTTTTGCAAAAGATATTTTCAACGGAAATGCTGAAACTTTCAGCTGGTTTGAAAGCGCTGCCGGAATTGGTTCTGTCTTATCTGCAATCTATTTAGCCAATTTAAAATCGGCTGAGAATATGGGAAAATTAATGATTGCGGCTAGTTTGTTATTAGGATTCAGCATTATTATTCTGGCAGTTTCAAGCAGTATTACAATTGCATTGATCTGTATGACTTTAAGCGGAATCGGAATGATGGGACAAACCTCATCGATCAACATTTATATTCAGACCCACAGTATTGTGAGCATGCGTTCTAGGAGCATCAGTTATTATATGATGGCGTATCAGGGAATGATTCCTGTAGGAAGTTTAATTATTGGTTATGTTTCTCATTCGCTTGGCGTAAGAACTACTGTTGCCATTCAAGGAATTATCTGTATTCTTTCTGTAATTGTTTATGTGTATTATAAGAAACATAAAGCAACTGAAGAAGACTTGGAAACTTGCCCTGTTGAATACCGAAATTCCAAATTTTAA
- a CDS encoding DUF4178 domain-containing protein has protein sequence MKIPCYDCNVETELEVGFELVNFVCPICRSLYEADDDGKFRRKSKYKAETETYPLVIGETGFLKGSEYKVTGILRKKVHPDYRWTEFILQNEAKEFLYLSVSNGHWMMLTEMEKIDDLKKGVKVLDYEGQDYDLFEHSDAEIIDAKGFFDFQLSNKKIHLAEFINPPYIVSVEKMNNVQTAFHGEYVSKSKIRKAFPGIKLPYQFGTGMIQPSLFDLKNTAIIFCLFALLILTANWYIYKDQVEQNVFNSTIKFSEFDNKEITTPSFVLKGASAPMTISVSTGVNNSWANLNIALINEDNGDEIYANKDIEYYYGYSEGESWTEGSQSEKFNICGVKAGRYHLSITPMKAPEDLTNSEMNVKVVWNQPSNRNVWLVIIAMVVIYFIIRYFKNQFEKQRWADSSYSTYE, from the coding sequence ATGAAGATTCCTTGTTACGATTGTAATGTAGAAACCGAATTAGAGGTTGGTTTTGAATTAGTCAATTTTGTTTGTCCTATATGTCGCAGTTTATATGAAGCTGACGATGATGGAAAATTTCGCAGAAAATCAAAATATAAAGCAGAAACAGAAACATATCCGCTAGTTATTGGCGAAACTGGTTTCTTAAAAGGAAGCGAATATAAGGTAACTGGTATTTTGAGAAAAAAAGTACATCCAGATTATAGATGGACAGAATTTATTTTGCAAAATGAAGCTAAAGAGTTTCTGTATCTTTCTGTTTCAAACGGGCACTGGATGATGCTTACCGAAATGGAAAAGATTGACGATCTAAAAAAAGGAGTTAAAGTTCTGGATTATGAAGGTCAAGATTATGATCTGTTTGAACATTCTGATGCTGAAATAATCGATGCAAAAGGATTTTTTGATTTTCAGCTTTCAAACAAAAAAATACATTTGGCCGAATTTATAAATCCGCCATATATTGTTTCGGTAGAAAAAATGAATAATGTTCAGACTGCTTTTCACGGCGAATATGTTAGTAAAAGCAAAATCAGAAAAGCATTTCCAGGAATAAAGTTACCGTATCAGTTTGGAACAGGTATGATTCAGCCGTCTCTTTTTGATCTTAAAAATACAGCCATTATTTTCTGTCTTTTCGCTTTATTGATTCTAACAGCAAATTGGTATATTTATAAAGATCAGGTAGAGCAGAACGTTTTTAATAGTACAATTAAGTTCAGCGAATTTGATAATAAAGAAATTACCACTCCTTCTTTTGTACTCAAAGGCGCTTCGGCTCCTATGACCATTAGTGTTTCTACTGGGGTTAATAATTCATGGGCCAATTTGAACATTGCTTTAATTAATGAAGATAATGGCGATGAGATTTATGCCAACAAAGATATTGAATACTATTATGGTTATTCTGAAGGAGAATCGTGGACAGAAGGAAGTCAGTCTGAGAAATTTAATATTTGTGGAGTAAAGGCAGGCAGATATCACCTTTCAATAACGCCAATGAAAGCTCCAGAAGATCTTACCAACAGCGAGATGAATGTTAAGGTAGTTTGGAATCAGCCTTCTAACCGAAATGTCTGGTTGGTTATTATTGCGATGGTTGTGATTTATTTCATAATACGATATTTTAAAAATCAATTTGAAAAACAGAGATGGGCAGACAGTTCCTACTCAACTTATGAATAA
- a CDS encoding DUF350 domain-containing protein produces the protein MELFHAQPIVNSILYSFLGIVILLIGYYIIEKLTPENTWKEVVEKNNVAVAIVLAAFIIGISMIISAAIHG, from the coding sequence ATGGAATTATTTCACGCACAGCCAATAGTAAACTCAATTCTTTATTCTTTTTTAGGAATTGTAATTTTATTAATCGGGTATTATATTATCGAAAAATTGACTCCAGAAAATACTTGGAAAGAAGTTGTAGAAAAAAATAATGTTGCTGTTGCCATTGTTTTGGCAGCATTTATCATCGGGATTTCCATGATTATTAGTGCCGCAATTCATGGGTAA
- a CDS encoding TatD family hydrolase translates to MNSTPIITDTHTHLYSEEFDQDRDEMIQRAIDAGITRFFIPAIDAAATQSMYDLEKNYPENIFLMMGLHPTYVKDNYLEELAHVETELSKRKFYAVGEIGIDLYWDKTHLKEQQIAFKRQIQLAKQYKLPIVIHCREAFDEIFEVLEEEKSEDLFGIFHCFSGTLEQGERAISYNMKLGIGGVVTFKNGKIDQFLNQIDLKHIVLETDSPYLAPIPYRGKRNESSYLVNVIAKLSEVYGVSAEEIAAITTQNSKDVFGI, encoded by the coding sequence TTGAATTCAACACCCATTATTACCGATACCCACACGCACTTATATTCTGAAGAGTTTGATCAGGATCGTGACGAAATGATTCAACGTGCTATTGATGCCGGAATTACCCGTTTTTTTATTCCTGCGATCGATGCTGCAGCAACTCAATCTATGTACGATTTAGAAAAAAATTATCCTGAAAATATATTTCTAATGATGGGTTTGCATCCCACTTACGTGAAAGATAATTATCTGGAAGAATTGGCTCACGTGGAAACAGAATTATCTAAAAGAAAATTCTATGCAGTTGGCGAGATCGGAATCGATTTGTATTGGGATAAAACGCATTTAAAAGAACAGCAAATTGCTTTTAAGAGACAAATTCAGCTGGCAAAACAGTACAAATTGCCAATCGTAATTCATTGCCGTGAAGCATTTGATGAAATTTTTGAAGTATTAGAAGAAGAAAAATCTGAAGATTTGTTTGGGATTTTTCATTGTTTTTCCGGAACTTTAGAACAGGGAGAGCGTGCAATTTCTTACAATATGAAACTAGGAATTGGAGGTGTAGTTACGTTTAAGAACGGAAAAATTGATCAGTTTTTAAATCAAATCGATTTAAAACATATTGTTTTGGAGACAGATTCACCGTATTTAGCACCGATTCCGTATAGAGGAAAAAGAAATGAAAGCAGTTATTTGGTCAATGTTATAGCTAAATTAAGCGAGGTGTATGGGGTTTCTGCAGAAGAAATTGCAGCAATTACGACCCAAAACTCAAAAGACGTTTTTGGGATTTAA
- a CDS encoding S-adenosylmethionine decarboxylase family protein, which produces MDLPPYSPGLHKLVTLHVDEISKLTNSKGFVAVTNSILEKYELEKVGVVVHDFENESFTISYCLKESHICIHTWPEYNQLTLDVYLCNYLQDNSGKVRAVMADYVAYFEAEIIKDFEINR; this is translated from the coding sequence ATGGATTTACCTCCTTATTCGCCAGGATTGCATAAACTGGTTACTCTACATGTCGACGAAATCTCTAAGCTTACCAATAGCAAAGGCTTTGTTGCAGTTACCAATTCCATTTTAGAAAAATACGAACTTGAGAAGGTTGGCGTTGTGGTGCATGACTTCGAGAACGAAAGTTTTACAATCTCGTATTGTCTTAAAGAATCTCATATTTGTATACACACTTGGCCAGAATATAATCAGTTAACTTTGGATGTTTACTTGTGCAATTATCTTCAGGATAATTCAGGAAAAGTGCGTGCCGTTATGGCTGATTATGTTGCCTATTTTGAAGCAGAAATAATTAAAGATTTTGAAATTAACCGATAA
- a CDS encoding transposase — MSQKFKNKYRIPSSRLQNWDYGANGAYFITICTKNRECYFGDIIDSTLEASELGILAEKYWLDIPEHFPYVELGNFVIMPNHVHGILIIDKNASVSVETRLIASPQLIASLPETIYKTGGFAGNKNPMLHDNISRIIRWYKGRCSFEMKKIHVDFGWQPRFHDHIIRNEKSFETIQNYIENNPLNWNKDKFYGK; from the coding sequence ATGTCTCAAAAATTTAAAAATAAATATCGAATTCCATCTTCGCGATTGCAAAATTGGGATTATGGTGCAAATGGTGCTTATTTTATAACTATTTGTACTAAAAATAGGGAATGTTATTTTGGAGATATTATTGATTCTACATTGGAGGCATCGGAATTAGGAATATTGGCAGAAAAATATTGGTTAGATATTCCGGAACATTTTCCGTATGTCGAATTGGGTAATTTTGTGATTATGCCAAATCACGTTCATGGGATTTTAATTATCGATAAAAACGCATCGGTTTCCGTAGAGACGCGATTAATCGCGTCTCCACAATTAATCGCGTCTCTACCCGAAACAATATATAAAACAGGTGGTTTTGCCGGGAATAAAAACCCCATGCTGCACGATAATATTTCGAGAATTATAAGATGGTATAAAGGAAGATGTTCTTTTGAGATGAAAAAAATACATGTTGATTTTGGTTGGCAACCGCGTTTTCATGATCATATCATTAGAAATGAAAAATCTTTTGAAACCATACAAAATTATATAGAAAACAATCCGTTGAATTGGAATAAAGACAAATTTTATGGAAAATAG
- a CDS encoding LysR substrate-binding domain-containing protein, whose protein sequence is MEIYQLQYFIKTAEVLHFTKAAELCFVTQSGLSQQIKKLEEELGMPLFKRIGKKVQLTEAGAVFLIHAKKVVENVENGKQAIEDLNEMIGGELRIGVTYIFGLLILPVVNAFAKRYLNLRIVVEYGTTEALEQKLINNELDLVLVISSHEIGPPIQKVPLFTSNMVMAVSKSNSLAELEKIPFKKLDEVPLILPGKGSNSREYVELLFAKHNMNPKISIELNSIHALLQMVENSDWATIVAEKALKGWEHSLKAIQITGVVTKRDSFMLTIGSYQKKAVKLFMEEFRKSINET, encoded by the coding sequence ATGGAAATCTATCAACTGCAATATTTTATTAAAACTGCTGAGGTTTTGCATTTTACAAAAGCAGCTGAATTGTGTTTTGTAACGCAATCGGGGCTTTCGCAGCAAATAAAAAAGCTCGAAGAAGAATTGGGAATGCCATTGTTTAAGCGAATTGGAAAAAAAGTGCAATTGACAGAAGCAGGCGCTGTTTTTCTGATTCATGCCAAAAAAGTGGTCGAAAATGTTGAAAACGGAAAACAGGCTATTGAAGATTTGAACGAAATGATTGGCGGAGAGCTCCGAATTGGCGTAACCTATATTTTCGGATTATTGATTTTGCCTGTCGTAAATGCATTTGCCAAAAGATATCTAAACTTAAGAATAGTTGTAGAATATGGTACTACAGAAGCTTTAGAACAAAAACTGATTAATAATGAACTGGATTTGGTTTTGGTAATTTCATCACACGAAATTGGTCCTCCAATTCAGAAAGTGCCTTTGTTTACCTCAAACATGGTTATGGCGGTTTCAAAATCGAACTCTTTGGCTGAATTAGAAAAAATACCCTTTAAGAAATTAGACGAAGTGCCATTAATTCTTCCAGGAAAAGGTTCCAATTCAAGAGAATACGTTGAGTTGTTGTTTGCAAAACACAATATGAATCCGAAAATTTCGATCGAATTAAATTCGATTCATGCGCTATTGCAAATGGTAGAAAATAGTGATTGGGCAACCATTGTAGCAGAAAAAGCATTGAAAGGATGGGAGCATAGTCTTAAAGCCATTCAGATTACAGGAGTTGTAACCAAAAGAGATTCGTTTATGCTAACGATTGGCAGTTATCAAAAGAAGGCAGTTAAATTGTTTATGGAAGAATTTCGAAAAAGTATAAACGAAACTTAA
- a CDS encoding S41 family peptidase yields the protein MKKVALIFILVFTQTIFGLNKITQTEKLAATCKVWGFLKYYHPKIASGELNWDNQLLEKLPKIEKAQTKEEFSLILENWIDDLGPVKEIAPIVAPKDVKFFDKNFDLSWFNNKLFSKKLSKKLKFIEENRFQSDEEFGPSFDGFKNLKNYFNLDYTDKNAKLLMLYAYWNVVEYYFPYKYIMDQKWDEALNEVIPSVVQSNTPEDFFKVLRKTAAKLDDSHVEFHIYPSAATEKKNFYFFPATGKIIEEKLVITEILGDSLAEADGIKIGTVITKINDKSIKEIIEEKREMIAASNEVSFLDKVVGAILLSESEKVKVEFLKDGKYETKSMTWFNYHDSHRNEYKKGAQKKKDKFKLFDNNIGYVNMGVIKPKNIPDMVEALKNTKAIVFDIRNYPQGTYKVISDFLNANEEKFVIYTYPYLNYPGKYYWTEGRNAGFENKDHYKGKVIVLLDENSISQSEWTAMCFQTAGNTTIIGSQTAGADGNVFEFDFNGFHTGFSGIGVYYPDGRETQRVGIVPDIEIKPTILGIQQGKDEVLERALLYIETGK from the coding sequence ATGAAAAAAGTTGCACTGATTTTTATTCTTGTTTTCACTCAGACCATTTTTGGTTTGAATAAGATTACGCAGACAGAAAAACTGGCAGCTACTTGCAAAGTTTGGGGATTCTTAAAATATTATCATCCGAAAATTGCCAGTGGAGAATTGAATTGGGATAATCAGCTTTTAGAAAAATTGCCAAAAATTGAAAAAGCCCAAACGAAAGAAGAGTTTTCACTAATTTTAGAAAACTGGATAGATGATTTGGGACCAGTAAAAGAAATAGCGCCGATTGTTGCGCCAAAGGACGTCAAATTTTTTGATAAGAATTTCGATTTAAGCTGGTTTAATAATAAACTGTTTTCAAAAAAGCTTTCGAAGAAATTAAAATTTATTGAAGAAAATAGGTTTCAGAGTGATGAGGAATTTGGACCAAGTTTTGACGGTTTTAAAAACTTAAAGAATTATTTTAATCTAGATTACACAGACAAAAACGCAAAGCTTTTAATGCTGTATGCATACTGGAATGTCGTAGAGTATTATTTTCCGTACAAATATATAATGGACCAGAAATGGGACGAAGCTTTAAATGAAGTGATTCCTTCTGTTGTTCAATCTAACACTCCAGAAGATTTTTTTAAAGTATTAAGAAAAACAGCGGCAAAACTAGATGATAGCCATGTTGAATTTCATATATATCCGTCTGCAGCAACAGAAAAAAAGAACTTTTATTTTTTTCCAGCAACGGGCAAAATAATAGAAGAAAAACTTGTAATCACAGAGATTTTAGGAGACAGTCTTGCTGAGGCAGATGGCATTAAAATTGGGACAGTGATTACTAAAATAAATGATAAGAGCATCAAGGAAATTATTGAAGAGAAAAGGGAAATGATTGCTGCTTCAAACGAAGTTTCTTTTCTGGATAAAGTTGTTGGTGCAATCTTGTTAAGCGAATCTGAAAAGGTAAAAGTAGAATTTTTGAAAGATGGGAAATACGAAACAAAGTCAATGACTTGGTTTAATTATCATGATTCACATCGAAATGAGTATAAAAAGGGAGCTCAGAAAAAGAAAGATAAGTTTAAACTTTTCGACAATAATATTGGCTATGTCAATATGGGAGTTATAAAGCCCAAAAACATTCCAGATATGGTTGAAGCTTTAAAAAATACAAAAGCAATTGTTTTTGATATAAGGAATTATCCGCAAGGCACTTATAAAGTAATTTCAGACTTTCTAAATGCTAACGAAGAGAAATTTGTGATTTATACTTATCCCTATTTAAACTATCCAGGAAAATACTATTGGACGGAGGGAAGAAATGCAGGGTTTGAGAATAAAGACCATTATAAAGGAAAAGTGATTGTATTATTGGATGAGAATTCTATAAGCCAGTCAGAATGGACAGCGATGTGTTTCCAAACAGCTGGAAATACCACAATAATAGGAAGCCAGACCGCTGGAGCAGATGGTAATGTGTTTGAATTTGATTTTAATGGATTTCATACGGGCTTTTCAGGAATTGGAGTTTATTACCCAGATGGTAGAGAAACACAACGTGTAGGAATTGTACCCGATATTGAAATAAAACCAACAATTTTAGGTATTCAGCAAGGCAAAGACGAAGTTTTGGAACGCGCTTTGCTATATATAGAAACAGGAAAATAA
- a CDS encoding tetratricopeptide repeat protein — MNEERYILFDQYLQGELTVDEKHNFEKQLSEDTELASEFESFKEMHFQLENKFGQEQEREIFKENLTRISDKYFHKKQNKVVSLKPWYFAAAASVIIMFGLFFFDYKHYPNFEDYNHPESAYFTERGVSEAILKQAENNFNGRRYETAIPIFEMILKENNSEEIKYFYAVSLLQVGKYVKAENIFKELEAGNSVYKEKAKWNLALSKLKQGKYDDCKAILQTISQDYEDYDEVEQLLEELE; from the coding sequence ATGAACGAAGAACGCTATATATTATTTGACCAATATCTTCAAGGCGAACTGACCGTTGATGAAAAACACAATTTTGAGAAACAATTGTCTGAAGATACTGAACTGGCTTCGGAATTTGAAAGTTTTAAAGAAATGCATTTTCAACTGGAAAATAAATTTGGACAGGAACAGGAGAGAGAAATCTTTAAAGAAAACCTGACTAGAATTTCAGATAAATATTTCCATAAGAAACAAAACAAAGTAGTTTCGCTTAAACCGTGGTATTTTGCAGCGGCAGCATCGGTAATTATTATGTTCGGATTGTTTTTCTTTGATTATAAACATTATCCAAATTTTGAAGATTACAACCATCCAGAAAGCGCTTATTTTACAGAAAGAGGCGTGTCTGAAGCTATTTTAAAACAAGCTGAGAATAATTTTAATGGAAGAAGATATGAAACGGCTATTCCGATTTTTGAAATGATTCTGAAAGAAAACAATTCAGAAGAGATTAAATATTTCTATGCGGTATCCTTATTGCAAGTTGGCAAATACGTAAAAGCAGAAAATATTTTCAAAGAATTGGAAGCAGGGAATTCTGTTTATAAAGAAAAAGCAAAATGGAATCTGGCTTTGTCTAAACTAAAACAAGGAAAGTACGATGATTGTAAAGCTATTTTACAGACCATTTCGCAAGATTATGAAGATTATGACGAAGTAGAACAACTTTTAGAAGAATTGGAATAA
- a CDS encoding 1-acyl-sn-glycerol-3-phosphate acyltransferase, translating to MQKFDAIRPFYDSEINEALHAVVNHPMMKTMMNFTFPDVEDEVWKEQLKKTHSIRDFQCNFIYNTIQKVLEKSSEGLTTSGFEKLEPNTSYLFISNHRDILLDTTLLNVCLFEHGLVMTASAIGDNLVKKAFLATLAKLNRNFLVLRGLSPREMLQSSKLLSEYMGQLLLRENRSVWIAQREGRTKDGNDETNPGVLKMIGMGSDEENLMDYFKKLKIVPVSISYEYDPTDVLKMPQLMAEANNEVYVKDKNEDFMNIISGIMGTKKRIHISVGDVLDTEIDQIVAENDNVNKQVQALAQTIDDVILKNYQLWPTNFIAYDILNETNKFAHKYKESEKQLFERRLEMRIGSDNPVTRQGFLAMYANPVVNKLKYQDVI from the coding sequence ATGCAGAAATTTGATGCCATTCGACCGTTTTATGATTCCGAAATAAATGAAGCACTTCATGCGGTGGTCAATCATCCTATGATGAAAACCATGATGAACTTTACTTTTCCGGATGTAGAAGATGAGGTTTGGAAGGAGCAATTGAAGAAAACACACTCGATTCGTGATTTTCAATGCAACTTTATTTATAACACTATCCAGAAAGTTTTAGAAAAAAGCTCTGAAGGATTAACGACTTCAGGTTTTGAAAAACTGGAACCAAACACTTCTTATCTATTTATCTCAAATCATAGAGATATTCTTCTGGATACGACTTTGCTAAATGTTTGTTTGTTTGAACATGGTTTAGTAATGACCGCTTCGGCAATTGGAGACAATTTGGTCAAAAAAGCTTTTTTGGCAACTTTGGCAAAATTAAACCGAAACTTTTTAGTTTTAAGAGGTTTATCACCTAGAGAAATGCTTCAGAGTTCAAAATTATTGTCTGAATATATGGGACAATTACTGCTTCGCGAAAACCGTTCGGTTTGGATTGCTCAGAGAGAAGGAAGAACAAAAGACGGAAATGACGAAACCAATCCGGGAGTTTTAAAAATGATTGGAATGGGGTCTGACGAAGAAAACTTAATGGATTATTTTAAGAAATTAAAAATAGTTCCTGTTTCTATTTCATACGAATACGATCCAACAGATGTTTTAAAAATGCCACAATTAATGGCAGAAGCAAACAACGAAGTGTATGTAAAAGATAAAAACGAAGATTTCATGAATATCATTAGCGGTATCATGGGAACTAAAAAGAGAATACACATTTCGGTAGGCGATGTTTTAGACACTGAAATCGATCAGATTGTGGCAGAAAATGATAATGTAAACAAACAGGTTCAGGCATTGGCACAAACTATTGATGATGTTATCTTGAAAAACTATCAATTATGGCCTACAAATTTTATTGCTTACGATATTTTAAACGAAACAAATAAATTTGCTCACAAATATAAAGAGAGCGAAAAACAGCTTTTTGAACGTCGTTTAGAAATGCGTATCGGAAGTGATAATCCTGTGACAAGACAAGGATTTTTAGCTATGTATGCAAATCCTGTTGTCAACAAATTAAAATACCAAGATGTCATCTAA
- a CDS encoding asparaginase yields the protein MSSKAKILLVYTGGTIGMSKDFETGALKAFNFGKLIQKIPEIKQLDCEIESISFEHPIDSSNMNPEMWTKIATIIEENYNAYDGFVVLHGSDTMSYSASALSFMLENLAKPVVFTGSQLPIGDLRTDAKENLITAIQIASLQENGKPVITEVCLYFEYKLYRGNRTSKVNAEHFKAFTAPNYPELVESGVHLTLNRHLFLPVNKDAKLIVHKNLDNHVAIIKMFPGMSEIVLASILEIKGLRGIILETYGSGNAPTEDWFLNLIEKAIKSGMHIVNVTQCSGGSVNMGQYETSTALKSLGVISGKDITTEAAITKLMYLLGHNIPQNEFKDIFETALRGEIS from the coding sequence ATGTCATCTAAAGCAAAAATATTATTGGTTTATACCGGAGGAACCATCGGTATGAGCAAAGATTTTGAAACAGGAGCACTAAAAGCCTTCAATTTTGGTAAACTAATTCAGAAGATTCCCGAAATCAAACAATTGGATTGCGAAATTGAATCAATTTCATTCGAACATCCAATAGATTCTTCAAATATGAATCCCGAAATGTGGACCAAGATTGCCACCATTATCGAGGAAAATTACAACGCTTACGACGGATTTGTGGTGCTTCACGGATCAGATACCATGTCGTATTCGGCTTCGGCATTGAGTTTTATGCTAGAGAATTTAGCAAAACCAGTGGTGTTTACAGGTTCGCAATTGCCAATTGGAGATTTGCGTACCGATGCAAAAGAAAACCTGATTACGGCAATTCAGATTGCATCTCTTCAGGAAAACGGAAAACCAGTTATTACAGAAGTCTGTTTATATTTTGAATACAAATTGTATCGCGGAAACCGAACTTCTAAAGTAAATGCAGAACATTTCAAAGCTTTTACAGCACCAAATTATCCTGAATTGGTAGAATCTGGTGTTCATTTAACACTAAACAGACATTTATTTCTTCCTGTAAATAAAGATGCAAAATTGATCGTTCATAAGAACTTGGACAATCACGTTGCGATCATAAAAATGTTCCCAGGAATGAGCGAAATTGTTTTGGCTTCAATCCTTGAAATCAAAGGTTTAAGAGGGATTATTCTGGAAACCTACGGTTCTGGAAATGCTCCAACTGAAGATTGGTTTTTAAACTTAATAGAAAAAGCCATTAAATCGGGAATGCATATCGTAAACGTAACCCAATGTTCTGGCGGAAGTGTCAACATGGGACAATATGAAACCAGTACAGCTTTAAAATCGCTAGGAGTGATTTCAGGAAAAGACATCACGACAGAAGCAGCCATTACAAAATTAATGTATCTGCTTGGGCATAATATTCCGCAAAATGAGTTTAAAGATATTTTTGAGACGGCACTTCGCGGGGAAATATCATAG
- a CDS encoding RNA polymerase sigma factor: MDQNKIHPDQKYIDGLAANDSVIIEMIYKKFAPKVVQFITNNSGDKDQAQDVVQEIMILLFNQAKAGKLFLTCPFDAYFFLLCKRRWLNELKNSANKGVTIYENVVSINESAHELVAQAEEFDEKQKLFETMFQKLGEKCQEVLKLSFSLKSMEEVAEKLNVTYGYVRKKKSLCVGQLTQWIQEAKIFNSLKNN; the protein is encoded by the coding sequence ATGGATCAAAATAAAATTCATCCTGATCAAAAATATATCGACGGACTTGCTGCAAACGATTCAGTGATTATCGAAATGATATATAAAAAATTTGCGCCCAAAGTAGTTCAGTTTATCACCAATAACTCTGGAGATAAAGATCAGGCGCAGGACGTGGTTCAGGAAATCATGATTCTGCTTTTTAATCAGGCGAAAGCCGGTAAACTTTTTTTAACCTGTCCGTTTGATGCCTATTTTTTCTTATTGTGCAAAAGACGATGGCTGAACGAGTTGAAAAATTCTGCCAATAAAGGGGTAACAATTTATGAGAATGTGGTATCTATTAATGAATCTGCTCACGAATTGGTTGCACAAGCCGAAGAATTTGATGAAAAACAGAAACTTTTTGAAACCATGTTCCAGAAACTAGGAGAGAAATGCCAAGAAGTTTTAAAACTTAGTTTTTCTTTAAAATCGATGGAAGAAGTGGCCGAGAAACTCAATGTGACCTACGGCTATGTACGCAAAAAGAAGTCTTTGTGCGTGGGCCAGTTGACGCAGTGGATTCAAGAAGCGAAAATTTTTAACTCTTTAAAAAACAATTAA